DNA from Candidatus Methylomirabilota bacterium:
CATCGATGCTTCCTCCTTTTACCGGTGATCACTTCCGTCTCACCTTGATCTCAAGCCCGTCCACGGCGAGGATGTTTACCTTTTCGCCTCTCCCGACTTCAGTGACAGGCAGACTTGGTTGGAGCTGGCTTATCTCCCGGTTCCTGCTCGGGGCTTTCTTTGGGGGGGATGCCGTGGGAATGGCCGGCGCCGCAGCACCCGATCCCCGCATGCCCTCGGGACATAAACCAGACGAGCCCGATTCCGACCAGAATCCACAGCCAGTTATCCGCTAGCCATTCCATGATCTTTACCTCCTCGCCTTCCTTAGACACCCCCTGATTGCTCAACCTTATCCGGGGTACGTGCGTGCCACCCCTGGAAGGTAGGTAGGGAAGTAGTCCAAGTTCTTGATTTGTAGAGTTAATCTGAGTTCGGAAATCTTGCTTGGGGAGGGGAGAGAGATCGAAAGGTGGGACATCCGCTCCTCATACAGATGGGCGTATTTGATCTAACTGCACGTAAAATCCTGATTACTC
Protein-coding regions in this window:
- a CDS encoding DUF2933 domain-containing protein codes for the protein MEWLADNWLWILVGIGLVWFMSRGHAGIGCCGAGHSHGIPPKESPEQEPGDKPAPTKSACH